A region from the Halobacillus mangrovi genome encodes:
- a CDS encoding alpha/beta fold hydrolase, with amino-acid sequence MMPFTEIKPSMPLYYTTSGSGFPVIFIHPPHMGHHVFKYQHEVLSKHYQIITYDLRGHGDSGNTDDHSTIQTHSKDLALFLDNIEIKEAIIVGYSAGGSIAQDFAIKYPSKVKALVLAGGFSEVSTVLLRTQFHLGMNLVQNGKSQLLSKLLAKTHKITLEDQKLVYQDCIKADPQTAYQFYESSMEYKCTDYLNTIHCPVLLLYGQFSHIRSYEKLYEQHLPLMKSVLISKALHQLPIRKYFSFNHALLNFLKDI; translated from the coding sequence ATGATGCCATTCACCGAAATCAAACCATCGATGCCGCTCTATTACACAACAAGCGGATCGGGATTCCCGGTTATTTTTATACATCCCCCTCATATGGGGCATCACGTCTTTAAATATCAACACGAAGTACTATCTAAACATTATCAAATCATCACATATGACCTCAGGGGGCATGGAGATAGCGGAAACACAGATGACCATTCGACCATCCAAACGCACTCCAAAGATTTAGCTCTTTTTCTAGACAATATAGAAATCAAAGAGGCCATCATTGTTGGCTATTCGGCAGGCGGATCAATTGCTCAAGATTTCGCTATCAAATACCCTTCTAAAGTCAAAGCCCTCGTCCTTGCTGGAGGATTTTCAGAAGTAAGTACCGTCTTGTTACGAACACAATTCCATTTAGGTATGAACCTTGTACAGAATGGCAAAAGCCAGCTTTTAAGCAAGCTTTTAGCGAAGACCCATAAGATTACCTTAGAAGATCAAAAATTGGTATACCAGGATTGTATCAAAGCTGATCCGCAAACGGCCTATCAGTTTTATGAGAGCAGCATGGAATATAAATGTACAGATTACTTAAACACAATTCATTGCCCTGTGCTATTATTGTACGGCCAGTTCAGCCATATACGTTCATATGAAAAACTATACGAACAACACCTCCCCCTAATGAAAAGCGTACTAATAAGCAAAGCTCTGCATCAGCTGCCTATCAGAAAATATTTCTCCTTTAATCACGCTTTGTTGAATTTCTTAAAAGATATTTGA
- a CDS encoding glycoside hydrolase family 66 protein, whose protein sequence is MKMKWLFLISGIGVMLILLIIFSLRSDQNEPGPHISISSITKDKAAYNPGEKVQFKGELNTSYTEGFIQVSYYHRGMKFDEQTLSINGKSFEWEWLPPSRDHQGYLVAISLNNQKQASTIAVDVSSNWTAFPRYGFLSKFSEMKKQDQKTIIKKLNRYHINALQFYDWHDEHHLPLKKQDGRILTSWANIANKPVSLSTIENYIELAHKNGMKAMSYNLLYGSLKEAEADGVLPSWYVFKDKHQQSIDTHPLPDDWKSDIFLTDPGNKEWQDYIFYNQQTVFDELRFDGWHLDQLGDRGNVFNGYGQPINMTEGFKNFLQSVKERFPNHTFVMNAVNQYGQQQIAPSGVPFLYTEVWDPITTYAQLKNILVANRIDYRKNTVLAAYMNYDKADQKGFFNIPGILYTDALIFAHGGAHIELGEHMLAKEFFPNENLSMSQKLRKKLVHYYDFLVGYQNLLRGDELSPAEANLSSENVTFSDKPKKGTVYTFAKKTENKKMIHLLNYMDAAHMEWRDSDGTQSPPSKTGPLSITLQESRRVKSIWMASPDNAQGIPTSVEFEQKAGMLFLTVPYLEYWSMIAIEYEKSPS, encoded by the coding sequence ATGAAGATGAAATGGTTGTTTTTAATAAGTGGAATTGGAGTAATGCTCATTTTGCTCATTATTTTTTCTCTTCGCTCGGACCAAAACGAGCCTGGGCCTCATATTTCCATTAGCTCTATTACCAAAGACAAGGCCGCCTATAATCCTGGAGAGAAGGTACAATTTAAGGGCGAACTCAATACCTCCTATACAGAAGGTTTTATTCAGGTTTCCTATTACCATCGGGGAATGAAATTTGATGAACAGACCTTGTCCATTAATGGAAAAAGCTTTGAATGGGAATGGTTACCTCCTTCACGGGATCATCAAGGCTATTTAGTCGCAATTTCCTTAAATAATCAGAAGCAAGCTTCTACTATTGCTGTAGACGTCTCATCCAATTGGACAGCTTTCCCAAGGTACGGGTTTCTTTCAAAATTCTCTGAAATGAAAAAACAGGACCAAAAAACCATAATCAAAAAGTTGAATCGATATCATATTAATGCTCTTCAGTTTTACGATTGGCATGATGAGCACCATCTTCCATTAAAAAAACAGGATGGACGTATCTTAACTAGCTGGGCAAACATTGCAAATAAGCCTGTTTCCCTTTCTACAATAGAAAACTATATTGAGCTTGCTCATAAAAATGGAATGAAAGCAATGAGTTATAATTTATTGTATGGAAGTTTAAAAGAAGCAGAAGCAGACGGTGTGCTACCTTCATGGTATGTGTTCAAGGATAAACATCAGCAATCCATTGATACTCATCCGCTTCCTGATGACTGGAAAAGCGATATATTCTTAACAGACCCTGGAAATAAAGAATGGCAGGATTATATTTTTTACAACCAGCAAACCGTGTTCGATGAATTAAGGTTTGATGGCTGGCATCTTGATCAATTAGGAGATCGAGGGAATGTCTTCAATGGATATGGACAACCAATAAATATGACAGAGGGGTTTAAAAATTTCTTACAGTCTGTTAAAGAAAGATTCCCTAATCACACGTTTGTAATGAATGCTGTCAATCAATACGGCCAGCAGCAAATTGCTCCGTCAGGAGTTCCTTTTCTTTATACAGAAGTATGGGACCCTATCACCACCTATGCTCAGTTAAAAAACATCCTGGTGGCCAACAGAATCGATTACAGAAAAAACACCGTCCTAGCTGCATATATGAATTATGATAAAGCCGATCAAAAAGGATTCTTTAATATACCGGGAATTCTTTATACAGATGCTCTAATCTTTGCTCATGGCGGGGCCCACATAGAGCTTGGAGAACATATGCTTGCTAAAGAATTTTTTCCTAATGAGAATCTCTCTATGTCGCAGAAATTACGAAAAAAACTTGTTCATTATTATGATTTTCTGGTAGGGTATCAAAACCTTTTACGCGGGGATGAACTATCCCCAGCAGAAGCAAACCTTTCATCAGAGAATGTAACATTTTCTGATAAACCAAAAAAAGGGACTGTTTACACCTTTGCAAAAAAAACTGAAAATAAAAAAATGATACATCTGCTCAACTACATGGACGCAGCTCATATGGAATGGCGTGATTCTGATGGGACACAGTCACCTCCTTCCAAAACAGGCCCGTTGTCTATCACTTTGCAAGAATCCAGAAGAGTAAAAAGTATATGGATGGCTTCTCCAGATAATGCTCAAGGTATACCCACATCTGTAGAATTTGAACAAAAGGCTGGGATGTTATTCTTGACTGTCCCTTACCTCGAGTACTGGAGCATGATTGCCATAGAATATGAAAAATCCCCATCCTGA
- a CDS encoding class I adenylate-forming enzyme family protein — translation MNNRTDTRTGEKLYNSLKKPLFKFLQQHAEERPMDTAYIYYGRTLTWKELLEQVQSFAGYLVQAGFEKGDRIGLFMQNSPQYIIAHYAIQYIGGIVCPLNPMYKASELDHLLSEVEMKGLFTGGELLPEARKVQEQLHQIIVVRYDDYFPEHSSWKIPEDLNVSSIQLKKNEKRWSEISKNAVPLTEPEEVDMEDTALLAFTSGTTGRPKAAMLSYKNALYKTAAAVKANDVSEQETWLAVMPLCHIAGMVMGVNIPAYTGSPCVLFARFDPPEVLRALYEYEVSIWYSIAPMNEALLSIAEDTKLVHLRLNLCTSFGMPVTNNLAQRWRNIAPQCALFEASYGLSETHTVDTYMPQNNVKFGSVGIPIPETFIEIHDPATGEVQLTGDSGEIVIQSPGVFKGYWGRPEATSETLYNGWLHTGDIGYYDEDGYLYFQGRIKEMIKSSGFSIFPEDVEALLKEHSAIAQSAVIGVPDESKGEVVKAFVILKEGHSMDESELREWAKENMARYKVPAQVEFREELPQTGAGKILRRVLKDQEV, via the coding sequence TTGAACAATCGTACGGACACTCGAACAGGAGAGAAACTGTACAATAGTCTAAAGAAACCTTTATTTAAGTTCTTACAGCAACATGCTGAAGAACGTCCTATGGATACAGCCTACATCTACTACGGCAGGACGCTGACGTGGAAAGAATTGCTGGAACAGGTTCAGAGTTTTGCTGGCTATTTAGTTCAGGCAGGTTTTGAAAAAGGAGATCGGATTGGATTGTTTATGCAAAACAGTCCGCAGTATATCATCGCTCACTATGCTATTCAATATATTGGGGGCATTGTTTGTCCGTTGAATCCGATGTACAAAGCCAGTGAATTGGATCATTTACTTAGTGAGGTAGAAATGAAGGGGCTTTTCACAGGAGGTGAACTTCTTCCTGAAGCTCGTAAAGTACAAGAACAACTGCATCAGATCATTGTCGTTCGTTATGATGATTATTTTCCAGAGCATTCTAGCTGGAAGATTCCTGAGGACCTCAATGTTTCCTCTATCCAACTCAAGAAGAATGAAAAACGTTGGTCCGAGATCTCAAAAAATGCTGTACCTTTAACGGAACCAGAAGAGGTGGATATGGAAGACACGGCGCTTCTCGCTTTTACTTCCGGTACCACTGGGCGTCCAAAAGCGGCGATGCTTTCCTATAAAAATGCTTTATACAAAACAGCAGCAGCCGTTAAAGCAAACGATGTAAGCGAGCAGGAAACTTGGCTTGCCGTAATGCCACTTTGTCACATTGCGGGGATGGTGATGGGAGTTAATATTCCAGCTTATACGGGATCTCCTTGTGTGTTGTTCGCCAGATTTGATCCTCCAGAAGTTTTAAGAGCTCTATATGAGTACGAGGTGAGCATATGGTATAGTATTGCGCCAATGAACGAAGCTTTATTATCAATTGCAGAAGATACAAAATTAGTTCATCTCCGTTTAAATTTATGCACAAGTTTTGGCATGCCGGTAACAAACAACTTAGCACAAAGATGGCGGAATATTGCTCCTCAGTGTGCGCTGTTTGAGGCTTCGTATGGGTTAAGTGAGACGCACACCGTAGATACGTACATGCCGCAGAATAACGTTAAATTCGGTTCGGTCGGTATTCCTATTCCAGAGACCTTTATTGAAATTCACGATCCAGCAACTGGGGAAGTGCAGCTGACTGGAGATTCTGGTGAAATCGTCATTCAAAGTCCTGGAGTTTTTAAAGGGTATTGGGGCCGTCCAGAAGCTACATCTGAAACTCTCTATAATGGATGGCTTCATACAGGGGACATCGGCTACTATGATGAAGATGGATATTTATACTTTCAAGGCCGGATAAAAGAAATGATTAAATCTTCAGGTTTTAGTATTTTTCCAGAAGATGTCGAAGCTTTACTTAAAGAACATTCAGCTATAGCTCAGTCTGCTGTCATTGGTGTTCCTGATGAAAGCAAAGGAGAAGTTGTGAAAGCATTCGTTATCCTTAAAGAGGGGCACTCAATGGATGAAAGTGAGTTAAGAGAGTGGGCTAAAGAAAATATGGCTCGTTACAAGGTACCGGCACAGGTGGAATTTCGTGAAGAGCTACCCCAAACGGGTGCTGGAAAAATATTAAGGCGCGTGTTAAAGGATCAAGAAGTATAG
- a CDS encoding N-acetylmuramoyl-L-alanine amidase, which translates to MKLYLDPGHGGSDPGASGNGLLEKDINLDIALRIRSNLLDGYENVEVLMSRTEDSTKSLTERTDEANVWGADYYLSIHCNAFNGTAQGYEDFIHDRLSDSSITAQYQDIIHPEVMKVNELVDRGQKKANFHVLRESNMPALLTENGFIDNAEDAALIKQAAWREKVAQGHVNGLAKAFNLQKKTDNTVTIYKVIAGSFRSRKSAEKRVAYLDSEGIEAFVSPIILSGKQWYRVQTGAFSLLENAEARLEEVKRAGIEDAYITTEQVKIEQTGYPILGKTQLSPELMNQFVKNINPDAIELGMYYLIYGQYYGIRGDIAFAQSMHETDYLRFTGVVQPEQNNFCGLGATGPDNPGASFESPEEGVLAHIQHLYAYASSEPLPSEYPLVDPRFNLVERGSATTWEALNGKWAVPGDNYGQSILQIYEQMLETSILELESTLQELKAN; encoded by the coding sequence ATGAAACTTTATTTAGACCCAGGGCATGGGGGATCAGATCCAGGCGCCAGTGGGAACGGCTTGCTGGAAAAAGATATAAACTTAGATATTGCGTTAAGAATCCGCTCCAACTTACTAGATGGTTATGAAAATGTTGAAGTTTTAATGAGTCGTACAGAGGATAGCACGAAAAGTTTGACCGAGCGAACAGATGAAGCTAATGTCTGGGGAGCTGATTATTATTTATCCATTCATTGCAATGCCTTTAATGGGACAGCCCAAGGATATGAGGATTTTATTCATGATCGCTTATCTGACTCTTCCATTACTGCTCAATATCAGGATATTATTCATCCAGAAGTAATGAAAGTAAATGAGTTAGTTGACCGTGGACAAAAAAAAGCAAACTTCCATGTATTACGTGAATCGAATATGCCAGCCCTTTTAACCGAAAATGGATTTATTGACAATGCAGAAGATGCTGCATTAATAAAACAGGCTGCATGGCGTGAAAAAGTTGCTCAAGGTCATGTGAATGGATTAGCAAAAGCATTTAATCTTCAAAAGAAAACAGACAATACTGTAACAATCTATAAGGTAATTGCTGGATCGTTCAGATCAAGAAAAAGTGCAGAGAAACGAGTAGCCTACCTTGATTCAGAAGGCATTGAAGCGTTTGTTAGTCCGATTATTTTATCTGGAAAACAATGGTATCGCGTGCAAACTGGAGCCTTTTCACTATTGGAAAATGCAGAAGCACGTTTAGAGGAAGTAAAACGAGCAGGAATCGAAGATGCTTACATTACTACAGAACAAGTTAAAATAGAGCAAACAGGCTATCCTATTTTAGGTAAGACACAACTATCCCCAGAACTAATGAATCAATTTGTGAAAAACATAAATCCTGATGCAATCGAGTTAGGGATGTATTACCTCATTTACGGCCAGTATTATGGGATCAGAGGGGACATAGCTTTTGCGCAGTCTATGCATGAAACGGACTACCTTCGATTTACAGGAGTCGTTCAACCTGAGCAAAACAATTTTTGCGGGCTAGGTGCTACTGGACCAGATAATCCAGGGGCTAGTTTCGAATCTCCAGAAGAAGGAGTTCTTGCCCATATCCAACATTTATATGCATACGCTTCATCCGAACCATTACCATCTGAATATCCATTAGTCGATCCTCGATTCAACCTTGTAGAAAGAGGTTCCGCTACAACATGGGAAGCATTAAACGGAAAATGGGCTGTACCTGGCGATAATTATGGTCAATCCATTCTACAAATCTATGAACAAATGTTAGAGACTTCCATACTGGAATTAGAGAGCACCCTGCAAGAACTAAAGGCTAATTAA
- a CDS encoding acyl-CoA carboxylase subunit beta codes for MINKNNQVKEASHKQKERMTYNARERIELLADEGSFWELGTSAHSSVPGMEERTPADGLIGGIIRVDGREAVVQAMDVSVLSGTEGEVHLRKSEFFHSYAKKRKLPLFNLCEGGGLRMPDGMGSDGISDKLFPSCLLDHSRESPIMTAILGESYGGPTWMAVTSDFVTQVRGTGMAVAGPRMLEMASGEHLTAEELGGPEMHAVHTGQIDHIAENEQEAIEALRRFFSYMPSSSDEQPDTKELVNISSFDHINVEEIVPANLRQPYDIQFLIKALFDEGSFMNFRSFYGKALITGIARLNGRVMGIVANQPLHMAGAPGPEECDKAVDFICLCDSYHIPLVFLHDTPGFRISSRAEKQKMPSKIMNWNTAIAKSTVPKYSIVIRKSIGAAYGNMCGPGMGADVVAAWPHAEINFTGPEVGVNVVYGKYIRNSEDPHKERAKYLEQWNFDSSPHKAAGNFLIQEIIEPSQTRSFLIRFLESAYASGPVKSKRRLADWPMSH; via the coding sequence ATGATTAATAAAAACAATCAAGTGAAAGAGGCTTCTCATAAGCAAAAAGAAAGAATGACATACAATGCAAGAGAAAGAATTGAGCTGCTTGCTGATGAAGGTTCCTTTTGGGAGTTAGGCACATCTGCTCATTCATCGGTTCCTGGTATGGAAGAGCGCACACCGGCTGATGGATTGATCGGTGGAATTATTCGAGTAGATGGAAGAGAGGCTGTCGTTCAGGCGATGGATGTCAGTGTTTTGTCAGGAACGGAAGGGGAGGTGCACTTACGTAAAAGTGAATTCTTTCATTCTTATGCAAAAAAAAGAAAACTCCCTCTCTTTAATTTATGCGAAGGTGGAGGATTGAGGATGCCGGACGGAATGGGCTCTGACGGGATTAGTGATAAACTGTTTCCTTCCTGCTTATTGGATCATTCGCGTGAAAGCCCGATCATGACAGCTATTCTTGGGGAGAGTTACGGTGGCCCTACATGGATGGCGGTTACGTCGGATTTTGTTACTCAAGTACGAGGCACAGGGATGGCGGTGGCAGGACCAAGGATGCTTGAAATGGCTAGTGGAGAACATTTGACTGCGGAAGAACTTGGGGGACCGGAAATGCATGCGGTCCATACTGGGCAAATTGATCACATCGCTGAAAACGAACAAGAAGCAATCGAAGCATTGCGCCGTTTTTTCAGTTATATGCCTTCTTCTTCCGACGAACAACCAGACACTAAGGAGCTTGTGAACATCTCTTCTTTTGACCACATAAATGTTGAAGAAATTGTACCCGCGAATTTAAGACAGCCGTATGATATACAATTCCTAATTAAGGCACTGTTTGATGAAGGTTCTTTCATGAACTTCCGCTCGTTTTATGGAAAAGCTTTAATTACTGGTATTGCCCGTTTGAACGGACGTGTTATGGGGATTGTAGCAAATCAGCCGCTTCATATGGCAGGTGCTCCGGGTCCAGAGGAATGTGATAAAGCTGTGGACTTTATTTGTCTCTGTGATTCGTACCATATCCCGCTTGTATTTCTTCACGACACGCCGGGTTTTCGGATCAGCAGTCGTGCTGAAAAGCAGAAGATGCCTTCAAAAATTATGAATTGGAATACAGCTATAGCTAAATCGACCGTTCCTAAGTATTCAATCGTTATTCGGAAAAGTATCGGCGCCGCTTATGGAAACATGTGCGGGCCAGGGATGGGAGCGGATGTAGTTGCCGCTTGGCCGCATGCTGAAATTAATTTTACAGGCCCTGAAGTAGGCGTGAATGTGGTATACGGCAAGTACATCAGAAATTCGGAAGACCCGCACAAAGAGCGGGCGAAATACCTGGAGCAATGGAATTTTGACAGTTCTCCCCATAAGGCTGCAGGTAATTTTTTAATACAGGAGATCATTGAACCAAGTCAGACTCGCTCATTTTTAATCCGTTTCTTAGAGTCGGCATATGCTTCTGGACCAGTAAAAAGTAAAAGACGTCTGGCTGATTGGCCAATGTCTCATTAA
- a CDS encoding glycoside hydrolase family 31 protein: MHNQSKNISRLVATTAIAASIFAAQAPNVLAVTQPHPDKELNQEAVKKQLQVEGVQQLENGVKLDLSSDQTALIRLFSEDMAKISILNDGEEEYFSEAIVKKEWDTPSFDVKEQNGEITLTTNEITVKIKKEPFGIKFLDKKGNVINEDYMKNGSGYDGEKPYVYKKTNENEAFYGFGEQGGLEVNQRGESIGMFNTDAYGYQPDTKYLYTSIPFFIGLKNEKAYGIFFDNTNRSYFEMASESDDYYYFYADDGKLNYYFMYGPEIEDVLDSYTNLTGKMDKPAKWTLGLHQSKWEYSAEDIERVAETYREKDIPIDTMHFDIDYMDEYRVFTWSDKFGKEALHQKLDDMNFHKITINDPAVKKDPGYFMYDEGTDNDFWAKNPDGTNFVGKVWPGDSMFPDFSKPEVREWWANKHNILFDKGIDGIWNDMNEPAVFDGPYHTMPLDVTFGEGENKRTHAEYHNLYGHDEAEATYKAFEKYKPNTRPFVLTRDMYAGSQRYAALWTGDNVSEWDHLQMSIPMNTNIGLSGVPFVGNDIGGFAGRPDAEMFARWIEVGAFLPFSRIHYDSDKKAEGDKQAQEPWAFGQEVEDISKKYVEMRYKLMPYLYNTFIDASENGTPVQQPLVYQFQEDEKTQNISDQFMFGSSMMLAPVVKQGQTERDVYLPEGETWVDYWTGKEYEGGQTIHTNAQLDHLPIYVKKDSMIPTREVQQYTGEKTLENLVLDTYLDEKATYSFYEDDGATLDYKDGEYNITDLVIQRKKNHIEFKTKKQATGYNTELESYTLKLNGEVAPKKVQAARTKYNRVSSVEEVKSNQESYFYDEENDSLYVNVPADEKHKVKILFKGNKRK; the protein is encoded by the coding sequence ATGCACAATCAATCAAAAAATATTTCTCGCTTAGTTGCTACCACAGCTATAGCTGCGAGCATATTCGCCGCACAGGCACCTAATGTATTAGCTGTAACTCAACCCCATCCAGACAAAGAGCTAAACCAAGAAGCTGTCAAAAAACAATTGCAAGTTGAAGGTGTTCAACAGCTGGAAAATGGTGTAAAACTCGATCTCTCCTCAGACCAAACAGCGCTTATTCGACTATTTTCTGAAGATATGGCGAAAATTTCCATACTGAATGATGGCGAAGAAGAATACTTTTCTGAAGCTATTGTGAAAAAGGAATGGGACACACCATCCTTTGATGTCAAAGAACAAAATGGAGAAATCACACTAACTACTAATGAAATCACGGTCAAAATTAAAAAAGAACCATTTGGTATTAAGTTCCTTGATAAAAAAGGAAATGTAATCAACGAGGACTACATGAAGAATGGTTCAGGCTATGATGGCGAGAAGCCTTATGTTTACAAGAAAACCAATGAAAATGAAGCTTTCTATGGCTTTGGCGAACAGGGAGGACTTGAGGTAAATCAACGGGGGGAAAGTATCGGTATGTTTAACACAGATGCTTATGGTTACCAGCCTGATACAAAATATTTATATACATCTATCCCTTTCTTCATCGGTTTAAAAAATGAAAAAGCCTACGGTATTTTCTTTGATAACACAAATCGTTCCTATTTTGAAATGGCAAGCGAAAGTGATGATTATTACTACTTCTATGCAGATGATGGAAAATTAAATTATTACTTTATGTATGGACCAGAAATTGAAGATGTGCTTGACAGTTATACTAATTTGACGGGTAAGATGGACAAACCAGCCAAATGGACACTGGGCCTTCATCAATCTAAGTGGGAATATTCTGCAGAGGATATTGAACGTGTAGCTGAGACGTACCGTGAGAAAGATATTCCCATTGACACTATGCACTTTGACATTGATTATATGGACGAATACCGCGTCTTCACATGGTCTGATAAATTCGGCAAGGAAGCCCTTCATCAAAAACTTGATGATATGAATTTCCATAAAATTACAATCAACGACCCCGCTGTTAAAAAGGATCCTGGCTACTTTATGTACGATGAAGGGACAGACAATGACTTCTGGGCTAAAAATCCGGATGGTACAAATTTTGTAGGTAAAGTATGGCCTGGAGACTCCATGTTCCCAGACTTCTCTAAACCAGAAGTTCGTGAATGGTGGGCAAACAAACACAATATCCTGTTTGATAAAGGTATAGACGGCATTTGGAACGATATGAATGAACCAGCCGTTTTTGATGGTCCCTACCATACTATGCCACTAGATGTAACCTTTGGAGAGGGCGAAAACAAACGCACCCATGCTGAATACCATAATTTATACGGCCATGACGAAGCGGAAGCTACATATAAGGCTTTCGAAAAGTATAAGCCAAATACGCGTCCTTTCGTGTTAACTCGTGATATGTATGCAGGATCTCAACGTTACGCTGCCCTTTGGACTGGGGACAATGTCAGTGAATGGGATCACTTACAAATGTCAATTCCAATGAACACAAACATTGGTCTTTCAGGTGTACCTTTTGTCGGAAATGATATCGGCGGTTTCGCAGGACGCCCGGATGCAGAAATGTTCGCACGGTGGATTGAAGTAGGCGCTTTCCTTCCATTCTCTCGTATCCATTATGATAGTGACAAAAAAGCTGAAGGAGATAAACAGGCACAAGAGCCATGGGCCTTTGGTCAAGAAGTGGAAGACATTAGTAAGAAGTATGTTGAAATGCGTTACAAGCTAATGCCTTATCTTTACAATACGTTCATTGATGCTTCTGAAAATGGAACACCCGTACAACAGCCACTTGTTTATCAGTTCCAAGAAGATGAAAAAACGCAAAATATTAGTGACCAATTCATGTTCGGTTCATCTATGATGCTTGCACCAGTTGTTAAACAAGGACAGACAGAACGTGATGTGTATCTTCCTGAAGGAGAAACATGGGTTGATTACTGGACAGGCAAAGAATATGAAGGCGGTCAAACCATCCACACGAATGCACAGCTTGATCACCTTCCGATTTACGTGAAAAAAGATTCTATGATTCCTACACGTGAGGTCCAACAATACACGGGTGAAAAAACATTAGAGAACTTGGTACTCGACACCTATCTTGATGAAAAAGCAACCTACTCTTTCTATGAAGACGATGGTGCTACCCTAGACTATAAAGACGGTGAGTACAACATCACAGACTTAGTGATTCAACGTAAAAAGAATCACATTGAATTCAAAACGAAGAAACAAGCAACAGGATACAATACCGAATTAGAGTCCTATACACTTAAATTGAATGGCGAAGTTGCTCCAAAGAAAGTCCAGGCAGCCCGCACAAAATATAACCGAGTAAGTTCAGTAGAAGAAGTAAAATCTAATCAGGAATCATACTTCTATGATGAAGAAAATGATTCTCTTTATGTCAACGTTCCAGCAGATGAAAAACACAAGGTTAAGATTTTATTTAAAGGTAATAAACGAAAATAA
- a CDS encoding glycoside hydrolase family 97 C-terminal domain-containing protein, with amino-acid sequence MMVPNAEIGDYATIVRRSGDEFYMGSITDEKARDLDVDLDFLDKDKKYVAEVYSDAHNVDLEENPEAVSIQKVIVSHKDTLVTSMATGGGQAVRMYPASKEERKDLPKYKDPKLKLSYGHVPEAIQSNDEFQVTAEAENNSEVVTGKKVQLMVNGKLVAEEKIRIAPHSTKEVTLSYDKLFEPGKYKVQVDGLSVNQVEVNEKEPTFEYSDLSVTADGERIMAEAAVTNFGTTSGTTTVPFTVNGEEVETKDVEVPAQAGGGTQKVTFTYDTNGKADAYNVSIGNLVPEPIAMPLINLAGNWLFQKGDNETWKSPEFNDTNWQEVTLPRSWEDHSNYLEDDTYGWYRKAIHIPKEWKGYSLKVKLGKIDDVDQTFMNGQIIGESGTFPMGEGEQGMISAWDWEREYTIPADIIKYGEENLISIRVFGAKGGGRLYDGPLGQIELVKVKEDVADYNP; translated from the coding sequence AAGGCGAGAGACTTGGATGTCGACCTAGACTTCTTGGATAAAGACAAGAAGTATGTAGCGGAGGTCTATTCTGACGCCCATAATGTGGACTTGGAAGAAAATCCAGAAGCTGTTTCTATTCAGAAAGTGATTGTCAGCCATAAAGATACACTAGTGACTTCTATGGCCACAGGAGGCGGACAGGCTGTACGAATGTATCCAGCTTCTAAAGAGGAAAGGAAAGATCTTCCTAAATATAAGGATCCCAAGCTGAAACTTTCCTATGGACATGTCCCAGAAGCTATCCAATCTAATGATGAATTTCAGGTAACGGCAGAAGCCGAGAATAACAGCGAAGTCGTGACAGGTAAAAAGGTCCAATTGATGGTAAATGGTAAGCTAGTAGCTGAAGAAAAGATCAGAATTGCACCTCACAGTACCAAAGAAGTGACTCTTTCTTACGATAAACTGTTTGAACCAGGAAAATATAAAGTTCAAGTTGATGGACTGAGTGTCAATCAAGTGGAGGTCAACGAAAAAGAACCCACCTTTGAATATAGCGACCTTTCTGTAACAGCGGATGGGGAAAGGATTATGGCTGAAGCTGCAGTGACGAATTTTGGCACAACTTCAGGAACAACCACTGTTCCGTTTACTGTGAATGGTGAAGAAGTAGAAACAAAAGATGTAGAAGTCCCAGCTCAAGCAGGCGGTGGTACTCAAAAAGTGACCTTCACCTATGATACGAATGGGAAAGCAGACGCTTATAATGTTTCCATAGGAAACTTAGTACCTGAACCTATAGCTATGCCATTAATAAATCTTGCAGGAAACTGGCTGTTCCAAAAAGGAGATAATGAAACTTGGAAGTCTCCTGAGTTCAATGACACCAACTGGCAAGAGGTTACCCTTCCAAGGAGTTGGGAAGATCATTCTAATTACCTCGAAGACGACACTTACGGATGGTATCGAAAAGCGATCCATATTCCGAAAGAATGGAAAGGCTATTCGCTAAAAGTGAAGCTAGGAAAAATAGATGATGTTGATCAAACATTTATGAATGGTCAAATAATCGGCGAGTCTGGCACTTTCCCGATGGGAGAAGGTGAGCAAGGAATGATCTCTGCATGGGATTGGGAGCGTGAATATACGATTCCGGCTGATATAATTAAATATGGAGAAGAAAATTTAATAAGTATTCGTGTATTCGGTGCGAAGGGTGGAGGTAGATTATACGATGGTCCACTTGGTCAAATTGAATTGGTTAAAGTTAAAGAGGATGTCGCCGATTATAACCCTTAG